From the genome of Uranotaenia lowii strain MFRU-FL chromosome 1, ASM2978415v1, whole genome shotgun sequence, one region includes:
- the LOC129737837 gene encoding uncharacterized protein LOC129737837, producing the protein MAAERKLKALKQRLRSILVSFNLIKTFVDEYEEEQHEMEVPVRIEHLGTIWNDFTNVQSELEVCDNLDNPSIDQLLKQRAEFETNYYRVKGFLLAVNKAPDPVAASSSNLSTNFPGRYPHIRLPDVKIPVFNGNLECWLNFHDLFVSLVHASTEISTIQKFYYLRSSLTGDALKLIQSIPISANNYPVAWNLLVDHFQNPARLKQSYIDALFEFTALKRESATDLHSLVENFEATVKILNQLGEKTQYWDVMLIRMLSIRLDPTTRRDWEDFSSARNTISFQDLVAFIQRRVTVLQSIGNKIPEGLTQNPPRKSNPKSVSSLGAMQTFTRKCIICSENHPLYKCSQFSHMKIEDKEQEVRRHQLCRNCLRKGHMSQNCPSTSTCRKCNGHHHTQLCFKDHSKPDSKPERISPNPIDTHQLEPTTSAAASLIQATTTSINNGKLLKVVLATAVIQLVDDSGRVHAARALLDSGSECCFITDALSQAMKVNRTKISLPIAGIGHCATYAKHKLRATIRSRFNDYASLTEFLVLPKLTVELPSAAIDVSSWDLPTDVELADPSFNRPGPIDVVIGAEIFFELFKYRERISLGTTLPVLVKSELGWIVTGKTSFSQPITPIVSNVATISELHRFLERFWEIEEDDAKPGPSVDEAACENHFAETVARTDEGRYVIRLPTREIILSNLGDNRKSAVRRFHLLEGKIKRNETLHQQYRDFMNEYEDLKHMQKISFITGTLAQSYHLPHHAVIRESSSTTKLRVVFDASCKSATGYSLNDAVMVGPIIQDDLRAIITRSRMHPVMLIADIKQMYRQILVDTRDTPLQRIVWRNHDDEPLSTYELKTVTYGTACAPFLATRVLKQLANDEQHRFPSAAKILQRDFYMDDLFTGGQNIDEVKNLRKELEELCKLGGFELRKFGSNATAVIDEVPMENRAIQSSVDLDREPCIKTLGLNWDPSEDHLRYKIQLSCDPENFVLTKRIALSRIAQIFDPLGLLGPVIVNAKLFMQSLWTLKDGQDNILNWDDPLPEALSKKWNLFYFKLPHLENLRIPRCVVFPNATSIELHIFSDASERAYGACAYVRSRDNNGCVRRISIPRLELCGALHAAELYTKICSSTQLNCPTFFWVDSTTALAWLNCSPSTWANFVANRVSKIQLATINSHWNHVPGSENPADHVSRGIPPEELLSCDIWWHGPAWLKEERDAWPSTTAQPENSTDVLLEQRKSSMTTTLCSPEPSFVDDLVKRFSSYQHLLRVTAFCQRPAKIFRLPSTKRIPNCVLSVEEINEAEKTLFRLVQQQTYEQDLNHLRKEQPISSKSRLKWFSPFLGPDQLLRVGGRLANSNQNYDTQHQIILPSSHQITALLVEHLHRKHLHAAPTLLLTIIRLRFWIIGARSLTKKVVHKCLQCFKAKPTMVQQFMGELPQSRVTATRPFAVTGVDYWGPILLQPPHRRASPRKAFVAVFICFSTKAVHLELVPDLTTIKFLQAFKRFVARRGLCTDVYSDNGTNFVGAKNEIKRLLRSENHRAEVSQSSSEMQIRWHFNPPKASHFGGLWEAAVQSAQKHFIRVLGTRSLPYDDMETLLCQIECCLNSRPIVPLSDDPSDFDPLTPGHFLTGSALKAVPDTDVSNINYDRLKQWQKVQKIVQDIWKRWHLEYLSTLQPRTKWFRPPVTFQPGQLVLLRDENTPPMRWPTARIIDVHPGNDGIIRVVSLQTPKAKTTRCVQKICLLPIAPHQIQNDDKTDQLITTDDK; encoded by the exons ATGGCCGCGGAACGTAAATTAAAGGCTCTCAAGCAACGGCTGAGGAGCATCTTGGTATCGttcaatttgattaaaacgtTCGTTGACGAATACGAGGAAGAACAACACGAAATGGAAGTTCCAGTACGGATCGAACACCTGGGAACCATTTGGAATGACTTCACCAACGTGCAAAGTGAACTTGAAGTCTGCGACAATCTCGACAATCCTTCAATTGACCAATTATTAAAACAACGTGCGGAATTCGAAACCAATTACTACCGGGTGAAAGGTTTTCTCCTGGCAGTAAATAAAGCTCCTGATCCTGTAGCAGCCTCTAGTTCTAACTTGTCGACGAATTTCCCTGGGCGATACCCTCATATACGTCTTCCCGATGTCAAAATCCCAGTGTTCAACGGAAATTTGGAATGTTGGCTTAACTTCCACGACCTTTTTGTCTCGCTCGTCCACGCATCGACAGAGATTTCTACCATCCAGAAGTTTTACTACCTACGTTCCTCTCTTACCGGCGATGCTTTGAAATTAATTCAATCGATACCTATTAGTGCGAACAACTATCCAGTGGCCTGGAATCTGTTAGTCGACCATTTCCAAAATCCAGCGCGTTTAAAACAGTCATACATTGACGCACTTTTTGAATTTACTGCTTTAAAACGTGAATCCGCAACAGATCTACATTCtttagtggaaaattttgaagcaacggTAAAGATTTTGAATCAACTTGGGGAGAAAACTCAATACTGGGATGTTATGCTCATTCGTATGTTGAGCATTCGACTCGATCCTACCACCAGGCGAGATTGGGAGGATTTTTCTTCGGCACGCAACACTATTTCTTTCCAAGATTTGGTCGCATTCATTCAGCGAAGAGTAACGGTCCTGCAGAGTATCGGAAACAAAATTCCTGAAGGCTTAACTCAAAATCCACCTAGAAAGTCTAACCCGAAGTCCGTATCCAGTCTCGGTGCCATGCAAACCTTCACACGCAAGTGCATCATTTGTTCGGAGAACCACCCACTTTACAAGTGCTCTCAGTTCTCACACATGAAGATCGAAGACAAGGAGCAGGAAGTGAGACGTCATCAGTTGTGCCGAAATTGTTTGCGAAAGGGGCacatgtcacaaaattgtccATCTACGAGCACCTGTCGAAAATGTAATGGTCATCATCACACTCAACTTTGCTTCAAGGATCATTCCAAGCCAGACTCTAAACCTGAGCGAATCTCTCCCAACCCGATAGACACACATCAACTTGAACCAACCACATCCgctgctgcttctctcattcaAGCTACAACTACTTCAATCAACAACGGGAAGCTGCTGAAAGTAGTTCTAGCTACAGCTGTTATCCAATTGGTCGATGATAGTGGAAGAGTCCACGCCGCTCGCGCGCTCTTAGATTCCGGCAGTGAATGCTGCTTCATAACGGATGCTCTCTCACAGGCTATGAAAGTTAATCGAACGAAAATTTCTCTCCCCATTGCTGGTATAGGCCACTGTGCAACATACGCCAAACACAAACTTCGTGCTACTATTCGTTCCCGCTTCAATGACTATGCTTCCCTGACTGAATTCTTAGTATTGCCTAAACTTACCGTCGAACTCCCATCTGCGGCTATCGACGTTTCTTCTTGGGACCTACCAACCGATGTCGAACTTGCCGATCCATCATTCAACCGTCCAGGCCCTATCGATGTTGTCATTGGAGCGGAAATATTCTTCGAATTATTCAAATACCGTGAACGAATTTCCCTCGGAACAACCCTTCCTGTCCTTGTCAAATCTGAGCTGGGGTGGATAGTTACTGGAAAGACTTCCTTCAGTCAGCCTATCACACCGATTGTTTCCAACGTAGCCACCATCAGCGAGCTTCATAGATTCCTCGAGCGCTTTTGGGAAATCGAAGAGGATGACGCTAAACCAGGACCATCAGTGGACGAAGCCGCTTGCGAGAACCATTTTGCAGAAACCGTTGCCCGGACTGATGAAGGTCGCTACGTTATCCGCCTGCCTACTCGTGAAATCATACTCAGCAACCTAGGAGACAACCGCAAGTCAGCAGTCAGACGATTTCATTTGCTAGAAGGTAAAATCAAACGCAACGAGACACTCCATCAACAGTATCGAGATTTCATGAATGAATATGAAGATCTCAAGCACATGCAGAAGATTTCATTCATCACCGGCACGCTGGCTCAATCCTACCACCTCCCCCATCATGCTGTTATACGAGAGAGCAGTTCAACAACGAAGCTGAGAGTCGTCTTCGATGCGTCGTGCAAATCCGCCACCGGTTACTCTCTCAACGACGCTGTTATGGTCGGCCCTATCATCCAAGACGATTTGCGCGCCATCATTACACGTTCCCGAATGCATCCTGTTATGTTGATTGCGGACATAAAGCAGATGTATCGGCAAATTCTTGTCGATACCAGAGATACACCGTTGCAGAGAATTGTCTGGAGGAATCACGACGACGAACCACTAAGCACCTACGAACTGAAAACTGTAACCTACGGTACTGCTTGTGCGCCCTTCCTCGCGACAAGAGTACTGAAGCAGTTGGCAAATGACGAGCAACATAGATTCCCTTCTGCTGCCAAAATTCTGCAAAGGGATTTCTACATGGACGATCTTTTCACGGGTGGCCAGAACATCGACGAAGTAAAGAACCTTCGGAAGGAGCTGGAGGAACTTTGCAAGCTTGGCGGTTTCGaattacgaaaatttggttCTAATGCAACTGCTGTTATCGACGAGGTACCGATGGAAAATCGTGCAATACAATCATCAGTGGATTTAGATCGGGAACCATGTATTAAAACCTTAGGTTTGAATTGGGATCCATCCGAGGATCATTTGCGTTACAAGATTCAACTCTCTTGCGACCCGGAGAATTTTGTCTTAACCAAACGAATTGCCTTATCCAGAATTGCTCAAATCTTCGACCCACTAGGGCTTTTGGGCCCAGTTATTGTTAACGCCAAACTGTTCATGCAATCTCTGTGGACCTTGAAGGATGGACAAGACAACATTCTGAACTGGGACGATCCTCTACCGGAAGCTCTTTCGAAAAAATGGAACCTCTTCTACTTCAAATTGCCACATCTGGAAAATCTCAGAATCCCCCGCTGTGTAGTTTTCCCAAACGCAACATCAATCGAACTGCACATATTCTCAGACGCATCAGAACGAGCATACGGAGCTTGTGCGTACGTCCGATCACGCGACAATAATGGTTGTGTTCGC CGAATAAGTATACCACGCCTCGAACTTTGTGGTGCGCTCCATGCTGCCGAATTGTACACCAAAATCTGCTCATCCACTCAGCTTAACTGTCCCACCTTTTTCTGGGTCGATTCTACCACTGCCCTCGCATGGTTGAATTGTTCACCGTCAACATGGGCAAATTTTGTTGCCAATCGAGTCTCCAAAATTCAACTCGCCACAATCAACTCCCACTGGAATCACGTGCCCGGCAGCGAAAACCCAGCAGACCATGTTTCGAGAGGAATACCGCCCGAAGAACTTCTTTCATGTGACATCTGGTGGCACGGACCGGCTTGGTTAAAGGAAGAACGAGATGCGTGGCCATCTACTACTGCTCAACCCGAAAATTCAACAGACGTGTTACTAGAACAGCGAAAATCATCTATGACGACCACATTATGTTCCCCGGAGCCCTCGTTTGTAGATGATTTGGTCAAACGATTCAGTAGCTACCAGCATCTCCTCCGAGTTACCGCTTTCTGTCAACGGCCAGCGAAAATATTTCGACTACCTTCAACCAAAAGAATCCCCAACTGTGTTCTGTCGGTGGAAGAAATCAACGAAGCAGAAAAAACGCTTTTTCGATTAGTTCAGCAGCAAACTTACGAACAAGATCTCAACCATCTTCGAAAAGAGCAACCAATATCCTCCAAATCCCGACTGAAATGGTTCAGTCCTTTCCTGGGCCCCGATCAACTTCTACGCGTGGGTGGACGATTAGCAAATTCCAACCAAAACTACGACACTCAACATCAAATCATCTTGCCATCATCTCACCAAATCACCGCTCTCTTGGTCGAACACTTACATCGCAAACACTTGCACGCAGCACCCACGCTTCTACTTACCATCATTCGACTACGCTTCTGGATCATAGGGGCCAGAAGCTTAACGAAAAAAGTGGTGCACAAGTGCTTGCAATGCTTCAAAGCCAAACCAACAATGGTGCAGCAATTCATGGGAGAGTTGCCACAATCGCGCGTCACTGCCACCAGACCATTCGCAGTCACTGGAGTGGACTATTGGGGTCCAATACTACTGCAACCACCACACCGGAGAGCATCACCAAGGAAGGCTTTCGTCGCAGTGTTCATATGCTTCAGCACGAAGGCCGTTCATCTGGAGCTCGTTCCAGATCTGACCACCATCAAGTTCCTGCAAGCCTTCAAAAGATTCGTCGCTCGCCGAGGGCTGTGCACTGATGTATACAGCGACAACGGGACGAATTTTGTGGGAGCAAAGAACGAAATCAAACGTCTTCTTCGTTCCGAGAATCATCGAGCGGAGGTGTCCCAAAGCAGTTCAGAAATGCAGATCCGTTGGCACTTCAACCCGCCGAAAGCCTCTCATTTCGGTGGACTGTGGGAGGCAGCGGTCCAATCGGcacaaaaacatttcattcgTGTGTTAGGAACACGCTCCTTACCTTACGATGATATGGAAACGTTACTTTGCCAAATTGAATGTTGCCTTAATTCACGACCAATAGTTCCTCTCAGCGACGATCCCTCGGATTTTGACCCCCTTACCCCTGGTCACTTCCTGACCGGCTCAGCCCTTAAAGCCGTCCCAGACACAGACGTTTCCAACATCAACTATGACAGACTCAAACAGTggcaaaaagtgcaaaaaatcgTACAAGATATTTGGAAACGGTGGCACTTGGAGTATCTGTCCACCTTGCAACCCAGAACGAAATGGTTCCGTCCACCAGTCACTTTTCAACCAGGCCAATTAGTTCTCCTCCGGGACGAGAATACTCCGCCAATGCGATGGCCAACTGCACGAATCATCGATGTTCATCCTGGGAACGACGGTATCATCAGAGTAGTTTCGCTGCAAACACCGAAGGCAAAAACAACTCGCTGTGTCCAGAAAATATGTTTGCTTCCAATTGCACCACATCAAATCCAGAACGACGACAAAACGGATCAGCTGATCACCACGGACGACAAATAG